The region CCTCGGCATCATCCGGAACAATCTCGGCCTCCTCGATGAATGGGTGGCCGGCGAGGAACGCATCGACTATGTGCGCCCGGAAGCCGGAACCACCGCACTGCTGCACTACGACTACGACATCCCCTCCGACCAGTTCGGCAAGCGCCTGCTGGACACCACGGGAACCTTCGTCGTCCCCGGGGGCCGCTTCGACATGGAGCACTGGATCCGCGTGGGCTACGCCTTCGAGTCCAGGCAGCTGCAGGAGGGGCTGCAAGGCCTCTCCTCCTTCCTGAGAACCCTCGACGGCGAGGGGATCGCCCCCGCCGGAGACCTCCGGAAGGGATAGCGGCAGGGATGCGCGCCACCGGGATTCCCGGGCCCTACAGCGAGGCCTTCGACAATCCTGAAGCGCCCTTCCTCTATCTGTATTCCCCTTCGGGGGACGGCAGCACAGCCGAGCTGTTCACCAGGCGGCGGTTCCTCTCCCTGGGGCGCAAGGCGGCAACGGTGCTGCACCGGTACGGGCTGCAGCCGGGGGACCGCTTTGTCAACGGCTTCGGCGCCAACAGCCCCGTTGACCTGGCCTTCCGCCTCGGGGCGATCCTGACCGGGACGGTGCCGGTGACCGTGAACTGGCAGGCCGACTCGCCGGAGCGGGCCGCCTATAAGGTGGAGATCTCGAAGGCCAGACTCCTGGTGCAGGAACACACCTTCCCTTCGGGACTGCTGCGGGGAATCGAAGAGCTCTTCCCGGCACTGCCGGTCTACCCGGTGGAGAACCTCGACAGGGAAACACCCTACAACGGCTCCTGGCCGGAGGAACCGGCACCGGAGCAGGAGAAGCTGGTGATCTTCACCTCCGGGACCACCGGCGCCCCCAAGGGGGTCTCGCTGACCTACGGGAACTACGCCTCCAACGCCGCCACCTTCCGCAGCTTCCTCGCCCCGCTGGGGCTCCGTCCCCTCCAGCTGGTGATGC is a window of Synergistales bacterium DNA encoding:
- a CDS encoding acyl--CoA ligase, with amino-acid sequence MRATGIPGPYSEAFDNPEAPFLYLYSPSGDGSTAELFTRRRFLSLGRKAATVLHRYGLQPGDRFVNGFGANSPVDLAFRLGAILTGTVPVTVNWQADSPERAAYKVEISKARLLVQEHTFPSGLLRGIEELFPALPVYPVENLDRETPYNGSWPEEPAPEQEKLVIFTSGTTGAPKGVSLTYGNYASNAATFRSFLAPLGLRPLQLVMPNPLHHANSSALSDWCMREPGAVIHMLPGYGTAYWRVPAETASSGGELLAPAVARHIDFLHNLAEEGALP